One window of Coriobacteriia bacterium genomic DNA carries:
- a CDS encoding 4'-phosphopantetheinyl transferase superfamily protein, translating into MSPTVYLLDDLDALGSETVERALPTLPPERRERAERCVHAGDRARIVAAWLLLAHGLRAEYGLPDVPPLAYGERGKPYFAQAVGNAAPLPQFSLSHSGQLVACALASADVGLDVQEVAGVTRRLSDGFVRRTCSPEEIAVLGDAGSLGSTAFAQAFCALWTRKESVIKLTGRGLAEPLPDLLSRHERDVATTTLALDGPDASPNTGFLSLSLWRDGSPLRSTAPAHPGSSFRLVRISPGELLARQ; encoded by the coding sequence ATGTCCCCCACCGTCTACCTCCTCGATGATCTTGACGCCTTGGGCAGCGAGACCGTCGAGCGGGCGCTCCCGACGCTGCCTCCCGAGCGTCGGGAGCGGGCGGAGCGCTGCGTGCACGCGGGGGACCGGGCGCGCATCGTGGCCGCGTGGCTGCTGCTCGCCCACGGGCTGCGCGCCGAATACGGGCTCCCTGACGTCCCCCCGCTCGCCTACGGGGAGCGCGGGAAACCGTACTTTGCGCAGGCGGTCGGAAACGCAGCCCCCCTCCCCCAATTCAGCCTGAGCCACAGCGGGCAGCTCGTGGCCTGCGCGCTTGCTTCTGCCGACGTGGGGCTCGACGTGCAAGAGGTCGCTGGCGTCACCCGACGTCTGTCGGACGGCTTCGTTCGGCGCACGTGTTCCCCCGAGGAGATCGCTGTACTCGGAGACGCCGGTTCCCTCGGCTCAACCGCTTTCGCCCAAGCGTTCTGCGCGCTGTGGACCCGCAAGGAAAGCGTCATAAAGCTCACGGGGCGCGGGCTTGCCGAGCCCCTGCCAGACCTGCTTTCCCGGCACGAGCGGGACGTCGCCACGACAACGCTGGCCCTCGACGGCCCGGACGCGAGTCCAAACACGGGTTTTCTCTCGCTAAGCCTCTGGAGAGACGGTTCGCCTTTAAGGAGCACGGCCCCCGCGCACCCGGGCTCGAGCTTCCGCCTCGTCCGCATCTCCCCCGGCGAGCTTCTCGCGCGGCAGTAG
- a CDS encoding iron ABC transporter permease gives MGEESQGSQSSGTVSPVLTGEALAAGESTKSARRQHGARLPFTIVMIALIAILVFVYLASFMIGSANISLGEVWDILRSHIMPVEQYWEDVLDKIMTTVRFPQITLSVLIGGALAVSGASYQTVFKNPMVSSDILGVSAGAGFGAALAMLNGGNWWEIQISAFVCGVAAVTIAYVIGAIFGKQNLTILVLAGVVVSSFFQALISIIKTVADTESVLPSITFWLMGSLNKGDNTDLLVMLPATIASLVLLFIFRNKIDVLAAGEDEARAMGVNVVLVKGVVIVASTLMTACAVSVAGIIGWIGMVVPHIARTVTGASYSKLIAGSFVIGGLFLVLIDDLVRSAFSDLPIGVLTALIGTPLFVFLLIKTKREWL, from the coding sequence ATGGGGGAGGAATCCCAGGGGAGTCAGTCGTCCGGCACGGTCTCCCCTGTGCTGACGGGCGAGGCGCTTGCTGCGGGCGAGTCCACGAAGTCAGCGCGTCGCCAGCACGGCGCTCGCCTGCCGTTCACGATCGTCATGATCGCGCTCATCGCCATCCTCGTGTTCGTCTATCTGGCATCGTTCATGATCGGCAGCGCCAACATCTCGCTCGGCGAGGTGTGGGACATCCTGCGCTCGCACATCATGCCGGTCGAGCAGTACTGGGAAGACGTGCTCGACAAGATCATGACGACGGTGCGCTTCCCCCAGATCACGCTCTCCGTGCTCATCGGCGGCGCCCTTGCCGTCTCGGGCGCCTCGTACCAGACGGTCTTCAAGAACCCGATGGTCTCGTCGGACATCCTGGGCGTCTCTGCAGGTGCCGGCTTCGGCGCTGCTCTGGCGATGCTCAACGGCGGCAACTGGTGGGAGATCCAGATCTCGGCGTTCGTCTGCGGTGTCGCGGCCGTCACGATTGCCTACGTCATCGGCGCGATATTCGGTAAGCAGAACCTCACGATTCTCGTGCTCGCAGGCGTCGTCGTGTCGAGCTTCTTCCAGGCGCTCATCTCCATCATCAAGACGGTGGCCGACACGGAGTCCGTGCTGCCCTCCATCACGTTCTGGCTCATGGGCAGCCTCAACAAGGGTGACAACACCGACCTGCTCGTCATGTTGCCGGCGACGATCGCCTCGCTTGTTCTCCTGTTCATCTTCCGCAACAAGATTGACGTCCTGGCTGCTGGCGAGGACGAGGCTCGCGCCATGGGCGTCAACGTCGTGCTCGTCAAGGGCGTCGTCATCGTGGCCTCGACGCTCATGACGGCGTGCGCCGTGTCGGTGGCCGGCATCATCGGCTGGATCGGCATGGTCGTGCCTCACATCGCCCGCACGGTCACGGGCGCCAGCTACTCGAAGCTCATCGCGGGGTCGTTCGTCATCGGCGGCCTGTTCCTCGTGCTCATCGACGACCTCGTGCGCTCCGCCTTCTCCGACCTGCCCATCGGCGTCCTCACGGCTCTCATCGGCACGCCTCTCTTTGTGTTCCTGCTGATCAAAACCAAAAGGGAGTGGCTGTGA
- a CDS encoding ABC transporter ATP-binding protein, which translates to MTAPLVEIRDVRFAYRTGPEILKGISLSVEPGEIVCLLGSNGTGKTTLLRALLGFTQPKGGEILVEGRSLAQMKPRERAHAMAYVPQSSALAFPYLAKEVVLMGRVSHLGTGASHSRKDWDIVAESLTRLQIAHLAERRYQELSGGEKQMVLVARALAQQAKLLVMDEPTANLDYHNQVKILTAIKFLADQGLAILMTSHYPDHAFLACSKVALMKGGLVVAQGDPDRVVTSESLTSLYNTPVRVTQADIGGGVMVKTCIPLLDEGLFER; encoded by the coding sequence ATGACGGCTCCGCTCGTTGAGATTCGCGACGTGCGGTTTGCGTACCGCACGGGGCCCGAGATCCTCAAGGGGATCTCGCTGAGCGTCGAGCCGGGCGAGATCGTGTGCCTGCTGGGCTCTAACGGTACCGGCAAGACGACGTTGCTGCGCGCGCTTCTCGGCTTCACGCAGCCCAAGGGCGGCGAGATCCTCGTCGAGGGTCGCTCGCTGGCGCAGATGAAGCCGCGCGAGCGCGCTCACGCCATGGCGTACGTGCCACAGTCCTCGGCGCTGGCCTTCCCGTACCTCGCCAAAGAGGTCGTGCTCATGGGCCGCGTGTCGCACCTCGGCACGGGGGCGTCGCACTCGCGCAAGGACTGGGACATCGTTGCCGAGTCCCTGACGCGCCTGCAGATTGCCCACCTCGCCGAGCGTCGCTACCAGGAGCTCTCCGGCGGCGAAAAGCAGATGGTGCTCGTGGCGCGAGCCCTGGCCCAGCAGGCCAAGCTGCTCGTCATGGACGAGCCGACGGCCAACCTCGACTACCACAACCAGGTCAAGATCCTGACGGCCATCAAGTTCCTCGCCGACCAGGGCCTCGCCATCCTCATGACGTCGCACTACCCCGATCACGCCTTCCTCGCCTGCTCGAAGGTTGCGCTCATGAAGGGTGGCCTTGTCGTGGCGCAGGGTGATCCCGACAGGGTCGTGACGAGCGAGAGCCTCACGAGCTTGTACAACACGCCGGTGCGGGTCACGCAGGCCGACATCGGCGGGGGCGTCATGGTCAAGACGTGCATCCCGCTGCTCGACGAGGGCCTGTTCGAGCGATGA
- a CDS encoding ABC transporter substrate-binding protein, whose amino-acid sequence MERMNQNLSRRSFVAGAAAVAGLAAAGFAGAQAFAADKAASSAADAKAASASVDVKTSADGKSITVVDMAGREVTIPNEVKSVATFGSVGVLNAFVECMGKGDLIVNQMPQNFTKNDRWAMQYKFAPQIADGPVLETADGVDLEATMQLNPDLCITMTEDTAQQLSEKGIPCIVLAWADVEDVKVAVTLMGEVLDAQDRAAEYNEYFDKMVAKAAERTGKLTDDERVKAIYGDVESLTNPHVISEWWIETAGGISVTKEAHTKNSLEYTREDLLLWAPQVIFSSNTDLDAIRNDANIADLPAIVEDRIYAVPTVAHVWGNRTVEQPLTVMWAMNRMYPDLYADDELKQDIHDFYSEFFKYDMSDEEIDGIINYQ is encoded by the coding sequence ATGGAACGCATGAACCAGAACCTGAGCCGCCGCTCGTTCGTCGCCGGCGCCGCCGCCGTCGCCGGCCTGGCTGCTGCCGGCTTTGCGGGCGCCCAGGCGTTCGCTGCCGACAAGGCCGCCTCGAGCGCTGCCGACGCCAAGGCTGCCTCCGCCTCCGTTGACGTCAAGACCTCCGCGGACGGCAAGTCCATCACGGTCGTCGACATGGCCGGCCGCGAGGTCACCATCCCCAACGAGGTCAAGAGCGTCGCGACGTTCGGCTCCGTGGGCGTGCTCAACGCCTTCGTCGAGTGCATGGGCAAGGGCGACCTCATCGTGAACCAGATGCCTCAGAACTTCACGAAGAACGATCGCTGGGCCATGCAGTACAAGTTCGCCCCGCAGATCGCCGACGGCCCCGTGCTCGAGACGGCCGATGGCGTCGACCTCGAGGCCACGATGCAGCTCAACCCCGACCTGTGCATCACGATGACGGAGGACACGGCCCAGCAGCTCTCCGAGAAGGGCATCCCCTGCATCGTTTTGGCCTGGGCCGACGTCGAGGACGTCAAGGTCGCCGTCACGCTGATGGGCGAAGTGCTCGACGCTCAGGATCGCGCCGCCGAGTACAACGAGTACTTCGACAAGATGGTCGCCAAGGCCGCCGAGCGCACGGGCAAGCTCACCGACGACGAGCGCGTCAAGGCTATCTACGGCGACGTCGAGAGCCTCACGAACCCGCACGTCATCTCCGAGTGGTGGATCGAGACGGCCGGCGGCATTTCGGTGACGAAGGAGGCCCACACGAAGAACTCGCTGGAGTACACCCGCGAGGACCTGCTGCTGTGGGCCCCGCAGGTCATCTTCTCGAGCAACACCGACCTCGACGCCATCCGCAACGACGCAAACATCGCCGACCTGCCCGCCATCGTCGAGGACCGCATCTACGCGGTGCCGACCGTCGCGCACGTGTGGGGCAACCGCACGGTCGAGCAGCCGCTGACGGTCATGTGGGCCATGAACCGCATGTATCCCGACCTGTATGCCGACGACGAGCTCAAGCAGGACATCCACGACTTCTATAGCGAGTTCTTCAAGTACGACATGAGCGATGAGGAGATCGACGGCATCATCAATTACCAGTAA
- a CDS encoding AAA family ATPase, whose product MYRLAIYGKGGIGKSTTTCNIAAALASRGHTVMQIGCDPKADSTKLHMGGETVRTVLDCMRAGGQLTLEDVVHRAPDGVLCVEAGGPVPGMGCAGRGIVAAFDTLKKLRAFETYEPDVVLYDVLGDVVCGGFAMPMRGEYADAVMIVTSGEMMSLYAASNIMRAIENFQKRGYAHLAGLIANMRNVPDEAAKIAQFCEEEGARVVATVPRSPLIQQAEDAGSTVVSALPDSELAEVYRGIAAAIEHDAEALAASGAAGTSRAAGAVMTGAL is encoded by the coding sequence ATGTATCGGCTGGCTATCTACGGCAAGGGCGGCATCGGCAAGTCAACGACGACGTGCAACATCGCGGCGGCGCTCGCCTCGCGCGGGCACACGGTCATGCAGATCGGGTGCGACCCCAAGGCCGACTCCACGAAGCTGCACATGGGCGGGGAGACGGTGCGCACCGTGCTCGACTGCATGCGCGCGGGGGGCCAGCTGACGCTCGAGGACGTCGTGCATCGGGCCCCCGATGGCGTGCTGTGCGTCGAGGCGGGCGGGCCGGTGCCGGGCATGGGCTGCGCGGGTCGTGGCATCGTCGCGGCGTTCGACACGCTCAAGAAGCTGCGGGCTTTCGAGACGTACGAGCCGGACGTTGTGCTCTACGACGTGCTGGGCGACGTCGTGTGCGGTGGCTTTGCGATGCCGATGCGCGGCGAGTACGCCGACGCCGTCATGATCGTGACGTCGGGCGAGATGATGAGCCTCTACGCCGCGTCCAACATCATGCGTGCCATCGAGAACTTCCAGAAGCGCGGCTACGCCCACCTCGCCGGCCTCATCGCCAACATGCGCAACGTGCCGGACGAGGCCGCGAAGATCGCGCAGTTCTGCGAGGAGGAGGGCGCGCGCGTCGTGGCAACCGTGCCGCGCTCGCCGCTCATCCAGCAGGCCGAAGACGCCGGGTCGACTGTCGTGAGCGCGCTGCCCGATAGCGAGCTGGCCGAGGTGTATCGCGGGATCGCCGCAGCGATTGAGCACGATGCTGAGGCGCTGGCGGCGAGCGGTGCCGCGGGCACGTCTCGGGCGGCCGGCGCTGTGATGACGGGGGCGCTCTAG
- a CDS encoding nitrogen fixation protein NifE: MAQLAYQIPSGGRRRAILRIPESHDLHLCPNSCGRRQGIRALKNGEADHASFLSFSQADVALGDYVRQIDDAVDAVLARVSPRPRVLRLHVNCIDDFLGTDTDALLAGLAQRHPDVTFLLARLNPIAEDVRGGESPAQAVQSGLYAPLVPVAPQDHDAGINVVGTFARLPQGSEVYDVLAALGTRADEVRDLLSCPTFADYQLMARSRLTLSVGHLGDTAAADMEGRLGIPWMAWPACYDLDEISRRYGRLADLLGAGASDVAEQVTGLLAEARAKAEAALSRAREVLGDMPLYVDTSASLMPFSLACTLLECGFNVRAVFALHSKGWDDDARHVLEAAHPDVLVITSQGIEAIQGFDLPREAVSVGRDAAFLVRANHVADLYHDEGHFGFDGVARLADLLAESLSSTKEWGA; the protein is encoded by the coding sequence ATGGCGCAGCTCGCGTACCAGATTCCCAGCGGGGGCCGTCGACGCGCCATCCTGCGTATCCCCGAGAGCCACGATCTCCACCTGTGCCCGAACTCGTGCGGCCGTCGCCAGGGCATTCGCGCCCTCAAGAACGGCGAGGCCGACCACGCGTCGTTCCTGAGCTTCTCGCAGGCCGACGTAGCACTGGGCGACTACGTGCGCCAGATCGATGACGCCGTGGACGCGGTGCTCGCGCGCGTGAGCCCGAGGCCTCGCGTGCTGAGGCTGCATGTCAACTGCATCGATGACTTCCTGGGCACGGACACCGACGCCCTGCTTGCGGGCCTCGCGCAGCGCCACCCCGACGTGACGTTCCTGCTTGCGCGCCTCAACCCCATAGCGGAGGACGTGCGCGGTGGCGAGTCGCCGGCGCAGGCCGTGCAGTCCGGGCTCTATGCGCCGCTCGTGCCCGTTGCGCCGCAGGATCACGACGCGGGTATCAACGTCGTGGGAACGTTCGCGCGCCTGCCGCAGGGCAGCGAGGTCTACGACGTGCTGGCAGCTCTGGGCACGCGGGCTGATGAGGTGCGCGACCTGCTGAGCTGTCCGACATTCGCCGACTACCAGCTCATGGCGCGCAGCCGGCTAACGCTGAGCGTGGGTCATCTGGGCGACACGGCTGCCGCTGACATGGAGGGGCGCCTCGGCATCCCCTGGATGGCCTGGCCCGCCTGCTACGACCTCGACGAGATCTCCCGGCGCTATGGGCGGCTCGCGGATCTGCTGGGTGCGGGGGCTTCCGACGTCGCCGAGCAGGTGACGGGCCTACTGGCCGAGGCGCGGGCGAAGGCCGAGGCCGCGCTTTCCAGGGCGCGCGAGGTGCTGGGCGACATGCCGCTGTACGTGGACACGTCCGCTTCGCTCATGCCGTTCTCGCTGGCGTGCACACTGCTGGAATGCGGCTTCAACGTGCGAGCCGTGTTCGCGCTGCACTCCAAAGGTTGGGACGACGACGCCCGCCACGTGCTCGAGGCGGCCCACCCCGACGTGCTCGTGATCACGAGCCAGGGTATCGAGGCCATCCAGGGCTTCGACCTGCCGCGCGAGGCCGTGAGCGTCGGACGAGACGCCGCGTTCCTCGTGCGGGCGAATCACGTGGCCGATCTGTATCACGACGAGGGCCACTTCGGCTTTGACGGCGTTGCTCGCCTGGCCGACCTGCTCGCCGAGAGTCTGTCGTCCACGAAGGAATGGGGTGCGTGA
- a CDS encoding molybdopterin molybdotransferase MoeA yields the protein MKFEYDEALERADALKKLCEAWAPEPETEVVSLAEAQGRYAATDLRALVTLPVKRSARMDGYAIHSETFANGEPDASDWKEGVDYVRADTGDDFPDEYDAVISVESVEFNDHGGFSIVRHDMDVKPGEGVSQRGSLVTEGQLVVKANTRLTAELVAALAVAGYAQVSVIKPITVAYLPTGDELVPWGSYPARGQNIEANSLLVSGMLREWGARCICYPIVVDDEKNLEAALDRALEAADLVLINGGSSRGGADYNATMLQRRASYFVHGVRAVPGRPVGMSMIDGTPVVNVPGPVNAAWLCMDWLVRGLVACWFGAPVVARPTVKARLAEDFAKPAKMERIARMGLTPDPEHPGELLCAPLPRSMGTPETITKSDALLTLPIGVDKVEAGTEVEVELLRPMELIRADWA from the coding sequence ATGAAGTTCGAGTACGACGAGGCTCTGGAGCGTGCCGACGCGCTCAAGAAGCTGTGCGAGGCGTGGGCGCCTGAGCCCGAGACGGAGGTCGTTTCGCTGGCTGAGGCTCAGGGCCGCTACGCCGCGACTGACCTGCGCGCCCTCGTGACGCTACCCGTCAAGCGGAGCGCCCGTATGGACGGGTATGCCATCCACAGCGAGACGTTTGCCAACGGCGAACCCGACGCGAGCGACTGGAAGGAGGGCGTCGACTACGTGCGCGCGGACACGGGCGACGACTTCCCCGACGAGTATGACGCGGTCATCAGCGTCGAGAGCGTCGAGTTCAACGACCACGGCGGCTTCTCCATCGTCCGCCACGACATGGACGTCAAGCCGGGCGAGGGCGTCTCTCAGCGCGGCTCGCTCGTGACGGAGGGCCAGCTTGTCGTCAAGGCCAACACGCGCCTGACGGCCGAGCTCGTGGCCGCGCTGGCTGTCGCGGGCTACGCCCAGGTCAGCGTCATCAAGCCGATCACGGTTGCCTACCTGCCCACCGGTGACGAGCTCGTGCCATGGGGCAGCTACCCGGCGCGCGGCCAGAACATCGAAGCCAACAGCCTGCTCGTCAGCGGCATGCTGCGCGAGTGGGGCGCCCGCTGCATTTGCTACCCCATCGTCGTCGACGACGAGAAGAATCTCGAGGCGGCCCTTGACCGCGCGCTCGAGGCGGCCGACCTCGTGCTCATCAACGGTGGCTCCTCGCGCGGCGGCGCCGACTACAACGCAACGATGCTGCAGCGTCGCGCCAGCTACTTCGTCCACGGTGTGCGCGCGGTGCCCGGCCGCCCCGTCGGCATGTCGATGATCGACGGCACGCCGGTCGTCAACGTCCCTGGCCCGGTCAACGCCGCCTGGCTGTGCATGGACTGGCTCGTGCGCGGCCTCGTTGCCTGCTGGTTCGGTGCCCCCGTCGTCGCGCGTCCCACGGTGAAGGCGCGCCTCGCCGAGGACTTCGCCAAGCCGGCCAAGATGGAGCGCATCGCCCGCATGGGCCTGACGCCCGACCCTGAGCACCCCGGCGAGCTGTTGTGCGCGCCGCTGCCCCGCTCCATGGGCACGCCGGAGACGATCACGAAGAGCGATGCCCTGCTGACGCTGCCGATTGGCGTGGACAAGGTCGAGGCCGGCACGGAGGTCGAGGTCGAGCTGCTGCGCCCGATGGAGCTCATCCGCGCTGACTGGGCGTAA
- a CDS encoding radical SAM protein, with translation MEEKQATEIPSELSGLLVELDTRPATREEARRLLELTLGDPEREPEAWVGASGVAAHPAALDALCAAATRVRNREMAGRDEVEAGLNSVIPCYLRPLCRYCPYWRQPGSRPMPIDELLGYVRYLHDETDVRQFHLSGGSKRGGGDCGIVGIVEAIRAAGYDDMDVVVNCGASMSDADLARLAELRVKRVFSVFETTNPDVFRATKPGDDLDEKLDFARRIAAAGIGVGTGMMAGLGPVASKYDDYVRTLFDIAALPKLEAMYISKFRHAPNIAMNDHPECPLDEARALVAVARLVLCDVHIRAAAGWRPSEREAARDAGVGSLTAGLMFPRPKPGEKGCWGD, from the coding sequence GTGGAGGAGAAACAGGCAACCGAGATTCCGTCCGAGCTGAGCGGACTTCTCGTGGAGCTAGACACTCGGCCGGCGACACGCGAGGAAGCGCGCCGGCTGCTCGAGCTGACGCTGGGCGACCCGGAGCGGGAGCCCGAGGCGTGGGTGGGAGCGAGCGGCGTTGCGGCGCATCCCGCGGCGCTCGATGCCCTATGTGCTGCGGCGACGCGTGTGCGCAACCGCGAGATGGCGGGGCGCGACGAGGTGGAGGCGGGGCTCAACTCCGTCATCCCGTGCTACCTGCGGCCGCTGTGTCGTTACTGCCCGTACTGGCGACAGCCCGGCTCGCGTCCCATGCCTATCGATGAGCTGCTCGGCTACGTGCGCTACCTGCACGACGAGACGGATGTTCGCCAGTTCCATCTCAGCGGTGGCTCAAAGCGCGGTGGCGGGGACTGCGGCATCGTGGGCATCGTCGAGGCTATTCGCGCGGCGGGATACGACGACATGGACGTCGTGGTGAACTGCGGTGCCTCCATGTCCGACGCCGATCTCGCCCGTCTGGCAGAGCTGCGGGTCAAGCGCGTGTTCTCCGTGTTCGAGACGACAAATCCCGATGTGTTTCGCGCGACGAAGCCCGGCGACGACCTCGACGAGAAGCTCGACTTCGCACGGCGCATAGCGGCGGCGGGCATCGGCGTGGGCACGGGCATGATGGCCGGCCTCGGACCGGTTGCGTCCAAGTATGACGACTACGTGCGTACGCTGTTCGACATCGCCGCGCTGCCGAAGCTCGAAGCGATGTACATCTCGAAGTTCCGCCACGCGCCAAACATTGCGATGAACGACCATCCCGAGTGCCCGCTTGACGAGGCCCGGGCGCTCGTTGCTGTGGCGCGCCTTGTGCTGTGCGACGTCCATATCCGCGCGGCTGCTGGCTGGCGTCCCTCCGAGCGCGAGGCGGCGCGGGACGCTGGCGTTGGCTCGCTGACGGCGGGCCTGATGTTCCCGCGTCCCAAGCCGGGGGAGAAGGGCTGCTGGGGAGATTAA